ttagtgCATTAATGAGACCCAATGTGTTTGTTTACACACCAGTGCAGCTATGAGTGGCCCTTGGTGGTCCCATCGCCTTCATCCTCCTCCACACagggaaaggtttttttttatgaaagattctagacattttattttttaaaaaacacaagttTTGTATCTCTTTACCACATAGTTGTGTTCAGTTTGCCAAATCACTGTGTGGTAGATTTATATGGCTGTAACTGCAAAAAAGTGTCTCAACCCCGAGTCAGTCAGTCAGGAAGCTCCTCAGTGGTCACGTGATAGCAGAGATAGGAGAGTGTTCCAAAacttctctgctcactacatcatatgtcatgtgactgtggttgtcatgacAATCACATTTGGCAAACTGTGAAATTAATGATATGAGCTTAAAACTCCCACAGTTCCTGGGGTTCTCAAGCCTAATTATAAATACATTGATTGCAGTGTGTTGATAAAGCTGATTAGATGGCTTCTGTAGATTACCTTGggaactgtggggggggggtcttaGACTTGGGACCAAAACTGTTCTCCCACTCGGAAGAAGGATGGCGTGATTTCTGGAGCTACACTCAGCTTAATAGAAGATGTAGGGCAACTCTGTAACTCATTCATTTTTTTGTCTCCTTTAATGACCTTTCTATGTTGGAATTCCTTGAAAAACAGTTATCCACAAATCTATAAAACTTTGATTAATATTACAGACTATTGCTGAAATAAGCAAATTAAAcaactattttaaaatataatgttcAAATACAGGGACATCATTTCCCACAACATAATAATTTACAGAATTTACATTAGGGCTTCTACAGATTGCACTTTATACGTGTGTTCATGCTATGTACTATGTAGTTAACGATTCTCACCATAGAACTCCATTGTATTTTACCTAGCATTAATACTTCTGGTTAAAATTTAAGCAAAGCTATGTAAGCGCTTTTCAGAATGTGTGTGTACAGGTCTGATCGCTTGCATTATTTTTGGACCATTAGCATCAGAGCACTTTTAATTGGCTTTAAGAACGCACAGTAAACGGATACATTAATGCCAcaagtacattttaattatgattATTTGGTCTGAACACCTCGTTTTCAAATAGTGGGCAATCAAAATGGTCAAACTTGAATGATCCTTTGAATTAGATTGTATTGTTTTAGACTGTTTGTGTCACACACATAGCAATAATTTTCGGAACTCATAGCATATGACTTGTGgaaagtagaaaaataaataaaaacaaatatttcaagTCTGGGTACCTTACATGCATGTGCTGTCAGTGACTACATGACTCTTCTAATTTTACGTGGGTCAGGCTGTGGTATCACAGTGGTGGTGTTTGGCTGGTTACTAGGAGGGGCCCCGAGCAGAAAGAATGATCCTTGATGTACTGCGCTGTCTATGCGTTTTATTAGATGGATATTGGTGGGAGAGCTGGGACTGCaggaaaagaaggggggggggagaggagaaaaatCTGTCCTTGCATTTTACTGAGTTCCGTGTAAGTACATGTTGGGGTGTCCATACACTGGCAGATCCGACTGCACTCTCAGAGGAACATGATTATATCAAGTTTGGCCACCCACACATAGAAATAAAGGAATCTAGTTGTATATTTTTGTGCATgtgactttgcaaaataaaacttataaaaaagaaaataaataaaggaatCTTTATTATCTGGCTTGAAGTTGTGACATAAAACTATAGAAACTAATtagtatttcatttaattttagcCGTCCCCTTCTCGTTGATGAGCATGGCGACAACACAGGCCCTGATTTCTAAAGGTAcaggcttttttcttttcttaataatgcataatatattgtttttttgtagcTGTTTTGTTGCTTACAGTGTTAGTATACAGAGACTGGTTGCATttatagcacttttttttttttatgtttttttaatctttattggtGTAAACAAAAGTACCTAAACAGATGTGATCAAGAAGACAATCGCACTGAAGATTAAGGGGAGTATCCGTACTGGAGTCCAGTTGTCATAGTGAATACAAACCATTGGTCTGCACATTTATGGGatcataaaaaaacaatgtaCTCCCTACTAACTGCATTACACGAATAAATAGCATGCACCAACAAAGTGTCGGATGGAGGACACTCATTGACCAAAAATGTTATTGCTGGTCCTGTATCCTCTTGGCAGCAATTAATAATTGTCCACTTGGATTTTGGTACTCACCGAGGCCAGGCCCAATTTCTTAAGTTTCCGTCTCTCTCTGAATATACGCCTAAAATTCtacctatatattttttcaaaatggTAGATGAATAAATAGTAGCACAAAATGTCCTGCTGGCATGATGCAAACAATCTCGCAGGGGGTATGGCCCTCCGAAGTCCGTGTAGGTGATTCAGCATAGAGACATAATGAGCTATCTGGGTATGTCTCCAGAAGCCCACGAGGTGGGATCTGATCTATGCCTAGGGGTCCTGAAGTCAGAGTATTGTATTTATTCTGTCATGTTAGATAGCAAATGCTTTAGGTGATTGCCTTAGTGTGAATGGGGCCGAGCTGTGAGAAGGGAACCTGTAAGGATAAGTGATATTTCACAAACAGTATCTCACAGTTTTAGTGCTGAGAGAGGCAGTATCGGGAAGCAACATCCTGGTTCTGAGTGAAATCCAGAGAAGCAGCACAAGAGAGAGACCTCTCAAGTAATACTCATACTTTGCTGGATCTAGCCCAACCATCTAACAAAGACTGCTGAGTTATATATACTGCACCCCCTGCCCTCCTAGTCCTATTGAGGACAGAGAATTCCGTATATCGCTTCCATAAAATAGTTGACAATGCTCTGAGTGTGCTTTAAAACAGAGAGGTGGGTACTGTGATCAGGAGTATTTAAAATCTAATATTAGCCTTAGAAGTATATAACTATCCCCACTCTGCCCAACAAAGTGAAATATGGGAGATCTTATCTTTTAAGTCTAGTCTGATCTCTCTTAGCAGTAAGGAGCAGTTGTCCTGTAACAGAGGATCTATCTATAGATAATTCAACCTAGGCAGCTGGTAATGAAAAGGAAATGACTGCTAGAGCACCAACTTGGTGGATAAGAGAACACGTAGAGCCTCTAACTTGGAGTAATTTCTTTAAATGTTTGAGAGCTGATCTAACAGGTCAAATTCTTTCAAATCTTTGGGAAGAGAGAAGCCAGTTTACCCTAACCCTTGTTTAAGGGGAGCTATATGGAGCCTTTACCCTGTCTCCTAGCCTCATCTTTTCCAAGGCTGCACACATGGTAAAATAACTCGTCAGCAAAAGagtctgtattgtttttttttgccagttTGTTCAAGTGAAGAATCCAAGTAAAGTTTGGCCTCTCTCTGAGGGACAAATCAAACTGTGTCTACTGTGTACCAGGATGGGAGAATGTTGCGAAGCCTCTGCTGGCCACGATCTGGCCATGTCATTTTCTGTCAACATTCAGCAGTGAGATTGGGCAAGGAAATCAAGGGGGGATTACACCTGCAAAACACTTTAGTATAGTGGAGGGGAATCTGTCCTGGCCTGGTTTTTACATTGGAGAGGGTGGTTTGATTAATTGTGTTTTCTAATGCCTCAGGGTTAATATCTTTTGACAAGAACTTGGCAGGGAAAGTCCAGGACGTTAATGCAGATTAGTATTATTTGATTGTTTATTGGTGGGTCCACCTTTAACCGCCCATATGAGGGTGGATTCAAGTTTTTGTGCAAAGCTTTCAACCCTTTTGTGTTATGTGATCTTTAACTGTGTATGAATTTACAATTGCCCATGAGACCCTTACTTTGTTTGCTCATTGTAGATTTTGTGACGGTGTTTCTCAAACACTGGCTACTTCCTAACCAGGgtctgcatatatgtgtgtgtatatatatatatatatattatacccacATGACACCGAGTACGGAATTTCATCTGTCACTAGCATATTTCTGTTTTAATTAAGCTTTTCTAAAAGTAAGGCAATCTGCATGCAGTCTTTTTATAATCTGGTAGATGTCACCATTAGAGGAGCCAGCATCACTTGCTATAAAGATGTCAAACctttttaaattgtgtgttttgtaTGTGCAAATTGATTCAAATGCCTGTTTTGAAGTCAATTTAAAAGACAACTAAACCCAAATTACAAGTTGGTTTATATATGTTTCAATGTTTCAGGAGTTTATCAGATTTACCCTCCCGCTGACAAACGTCTCAGTCCCTGTCGAAGCATGGCAATTATTACATGTACATTTCTGAGTGTTGTCAGTAGACCTTTGACATTAGCCTATATGTATTTTAAGTTGATAAGTCTTTAAGCAAACGCCTTGTGAAACTTATGAAACTGTGTCCTCTCTAACCAGACCTAAACAGAATAGTCTGATTGTAAAGCTGCCCTTACTAGAGAAGGGCTCCCTGAACTTGTCATGTGTGTTTTAGTATAAATACACCCTGTCATGTCAGTGGCCTCGGTAGTTCTGTCACTGACAATATGTGCCTGACTTttaacatatttgtttgaatTATTTGCAGGAATCCTAACATCATCTTCCAGATTCGGCTCTCTCCCAAAACTTGCATGTAAGTAGCTTCTACAATGACATCCTGTGACTAGTCATCCTTGGGGTATGAGTATTGGGCCAATAAGTGGGAAAGTGAATTCCCTTGAATGTCATGCAGAATGTGGCATAAAGTGGAGCGTTGGTGTGACATGTTACCACTGTGCAGTGCTGTAACCAGGGGCACAGAGGGCTGGGgggcatagtgggctaccttgggctgggccacctgaattttttttccctttaaaatgttcttaataggctgctaagcTGCCTTGCCCCatgggataaaatttgccagtcctcccctggctGTAACCTCACGGACCTCACAGTGACACACGGTGGTTGAATCAGCTGTTACAGATAAAACCACAAAGTTTTAATTTAATACTGCAGCTTCACTATATGTCATCATATGTGGTTTTCATTGGAAGGAACCCCAGTCATTTCACCAGGCTCTCTGCATAGGCTCTCTACACTAACACTAGCACATGAGCACTACCAAGAGTGGGAGATTGTGGGAGGACAAAGGGAAACACAGAGTGTCTGTGTTGGGAGTGAATTAGGTTATCGGAGCATAACGATGTAATACTGGGCATAAGACTGTTTGTCTTGGCACAGGACTATATATGGTGGGCATAAGACTGTTAGTCCTGGCACAGGACTGTGTATGGTGGGCATAAGACTGTTAGTCTTGGCACAGGACTGTGTATGGTGGGCATAAGACTGTTAGTCTTGGCACAGGACTGTGTATGGTGGGCATAAGACTGTTAGTCTTGGCACAGGACTGTGTATGGTGGGCATAAGACTGTTAGTCTTGGCACAGGACTGTGTATGGTGGGCATAAGACTGTTAGTCCTGGCACAGGACTGTGTATGGTGGGCATAAGACTGTTAGTCTTGGCACAGGACTGTGTATGGTGGGCATAAGACTGTTAGTCTTGGCACAGGACTGTGTATGGTGGGCATGAAACTGAGTACAGGTCTGTATGTGGAGGTGGTTGAGCTGAGCACAAGGCTGTATATGTTGTACAGAGGACTGTAGTGAGCATTAGAGTCTTATGCTGGGATCATGGCTACGTACGGTGGATGAGAGGCTGTAATTTGGGAACAAGACTAATAGTAGGTGTGGGATTGTTGGTGGTGAGGCTGTTAATCAGGGCTTTacatggggcacaggaggctgttaTGCTGTGCACAGGATGCGCACGGTGTACAAAGGTGGCTTGTGCCCATTTCAATGTTTTGttcataatttgtttttattagtaaTTACTTTTTGTTTGAATGGACAGTTATTCTTGAAGACCTACTTTCGTGCACTTTGAATTGTTTGTGTGAGGTCACTGTATCTGTAAcatgccggaaactcgcagcttgatacatttaaccccaagtCCCAATTGACATGTTCTGCTTCCAAATTGACTGCTCCCTTGGGTGGTCAAATATTAAGGATCTGACTGTTCGGTGCTTATGCACACAAAGATAGTCATCTGCCAACCGGATTTAAGAGTATAGCCAAAAAATATCCATACTGATTTTGATCAGATTATTCTTGGACATTACACTATCTTTGAAGCTCCACACAAAGAGATACTGGAATGATTTGGTGATATCACAGGATGGGTGGTCATTTATAGATGGTGTTCTCTAAAGTCACCATATTAAACAAAAATCAATATagcctaaaataaaatatattttccttggaTAGAGATCTTAGAATTGACTGAACCTATATTGGGATTGTATTGCATCCTTTAATATAATTGAATTTGAATTAAGGTAACTTCTTGGGCAAGATAAAATACAAAACTTATTAGGAAGTAGCGTAAAAATAATAATGCTTTATCTGTCTTGTTGAGAGAGTGGATACAAGTTATTTGTGCGCACTATTTCCTATTGGTTGTTTTTATTAATCAGTTTTTAACTATAGCTAGTTAGTGTATCTCtatatttgcttttgttttctcACTTATATTTACCTTTTTTGTGTTTGCTTTACTGAAGTTGCCGGTTTCTTTGGATACATAGCTGGAAAGATTTCATACATTAATGTCTGTAGAGCAAAACTCATGAAAGTTCATAATGCCCCGGTGGACGAGCAAGGACAGAAACGCCAAATACCGTAAGTTAATCTGTGTCTCTGCACCGTATACAGCATTGTTATATGTGAGACTGGGACATGGAATGTAAggtggataaataattctgtttcTGTGTAAATCTACAGCACAGAAGTTGAGTAGCAGCACAGGTGAGTCCTCTCTCTACTGGGGAGATCGGGCCTGTTTGTAGTGTCACAGAGGCATCTATAGCTGTGCTTTTCAAACCGCATACTGTGAATTTGTTCAGACACGTTGCTCTATTTTCTGTCTGTGCCTCCAAAAGTCGTCCAACTTGCTCTTTCAGATAACTGTATAGTACAATGTTTACtgagcaggaaaagtgcagtgtGGAATACTGTTCTGAAGGTTTACAATTCACATGGAAGGTTTGAGGCTCCAGTAGGCTCATTGTTAAATGACTGCTAAACCCAACATTGAAGGTTTCATCCATGAATTTAGAGCAGTTATGGGTAACCTGATATTCTTCAAGGGCCACACATAACCCTTAATTACAAAACAACTTTGGGACCCTCACATCTCCCAAAATGTACCCACATGCTACAAAATTCCCCCCGTGCCACTTGAATCTGCCACTTGCTACAAAATATTGCCATATGCTCTCTTGCGCGCCTCCCCCTCTGGGGTCCTCTTGCGCGCCTCCCCCTCTGGGGTCCTCTTGCGCGCCTCCCCCTCTGGGGTCCTCTTGCGCGCCTCCCCCTCTGGGGTCCTCTTGCGCGCCTCCCCCTCTGGGGTCCTCTTGCGCGCCTCGCCTCCCCCTCTGGGGTCCTCTTGCGCGCCTCGCCTCCCCCTCTGGGGTCCTCTTGCGCGCCTCGCCTCCCCCTCTGGGGTCCTCTTGCGCGCCTCGCCTCCCCCTCTGGGGTCCTCTTGCGCGCCTCGCCTCCCCCTCTGGGGTCCTCTTGCGCGCCTCGCCTCCCCCTCTGGGGTCCTCTTGCGCGCCTCGCCTCCCCCTCTCTGGGCCTCTTGTGCACCTCCACATTGACAGTTACTATATTTGACAAAGGACAGTAAGATGACATTACAATCCGTTACGCTGCTGTGATATCTCTGGCCcagcccctgtgtatgaatcctccaatccacacagtgcatttctgtagAGTAGGTCAGCATGCCTGTCGCTTAACCTGCTGGCTCAGATAGAGAAGTACCTCCCTCCTAGCATGACATTCTGCTGGAAAGTTCAGGTATTTCATGTCTAATATTCTGCTCAGAAATACATATTCTTTGATCGTATCATGTTCATGTGTCCCCCAATCTCGCTCACTATCACTTGTGCCTTCTCCCATAGCTCGATTTGCCAGCAATGTACTATTACTCAGTCAATAGTACTAACTGGTCCTAGGAGACTGTCCCATGTTTTAAATACCTGTTACTGGAAATGTCCCCCTCTgtcaatattgaccaactgcacagtacaacttctgtTATAGAACAGTAATATGTTTGAAGCAAAAAAAACACACTCACGCTCCATTTTCCCATAATGCCCCACTTTCTGCCCCTACAATCTCCTCTTTCCCATCTCCCTTTTCTTTCTctactcccccccttcccccattcaCATTTCAACCTCCCCCCTTCCTTCTGTCATCCCTCTCTTAACTTTAGTGGTTCTTTTGTTAGTGTAAACAAACCTTTAGGCTGCATGTACAGGGGTCTTATCATAACCTGTGGTCGGTCCCTCTGAACTACATGCAATGCCTAGCACACCGTTTTGGTGAATGTTTCCACGGTACTGGCAATGAAATGGGGAATGCTGGAAAGGACCATGAGCGTTACATGCTTGTATTCACAGTCCAGTAGTCTCTGCTATGAATGTTGTGTGTTTTATAGGGACCTTCTTTGTAGAAACATTGATTCCTATTTCAAACTCGAGCATAAATGGACTAGAACAAGGATCATGTACTCACATCCTTTCAAGGACTTAAAAAAAGatgtatcacttttttttttattttattttttacttgttttaaagaaaatgtcTGTATCTCTACATATATTTGAAACAACAGATGTGATAGTAAAAGAAGACAACATGACATCCCGAGAATTGAGGAATTGATAGAATTTTTCTCACCCTCCCATGATTCCCTGCTCAGTAGGGTGTAGATTTATTCTCTGTTAGAATAGACATTCTGCGGTCTACGTGGGTGATGTGTATATTTTGTAGAGGTTTCATGGAACACGTCAGTAGGGGAAGATATTTAATTTTTGGCATTGCTGGTGCCCTGTCCCCATCCTACTGATCTGTTCCATATACATCAATACTTTTCTTCTCGGTGTAACAATTTGTCCATTGGATCCAACACACCGACCCACACTCCACCCCTTCTGCTTCCTATGAAATTATTCGCAATGAAGGTCAAAGTACAATTGATTTTGACATATATGTCTATGTTGAGCTCCAGTGTCACATGAGTAGTGTCATAGGAATAAACATATGAAAATTGGTCCACATGACTGCAGCCTTATTACAATCTTTATAAATAACTTTTTGGACTTACATTTTGTGTTTCTACAATAATTTCAGAATTTCACCTGATGTCCCAACCACATACCCCATCCAAAGCTTCACTCCAACAGTGGACGATTCTACAAACAATGTATATTCCAGCAGTTTTGATTCCAGTGCTGGAGTTGTGCCATTTAGTTCATCAATGAGTGAATCCTCACCCAGTGGAATTGTATATAATACAGAACGAGGTAACCTGCACTGACCTgggcttatattttaaaaaaaattcagcttGTTTTCTTTCTGTGTGCTGCTGAAAGAAATGCTTGaaaccctttttttttgtttttaatttagccACTTACTGAAAATACTGAGAAACTGAATGCTTGAGCTGGATGTAAATACTTTTCAGACGTATTGTGTAGCAAAAGTCTGGTTGTGCCATGTATAATGGTATTaccaaatgtaattttttttatttttttttaaggaaccATTTCAGAGTTGATGCACTCGCCTATGGTTCCTTAAAATATCCTGCTTGTTCTAGATTTGACGAACTGGCTCGTGAATCCTACATTCATTTTTTTGTCCGCCCCTGGAtcaataaaaatatgcaggattTAAAACCAGTTATTTAACTACTGTTGAATGCACGGAAGCTGTATACGTTTTGCTGTCCTTTTACTAAGCTGTGGTACAGTAGAACGTCTGTGTCACAACTAGAAACGATTTGCCCCTTTACTAAAGAGTCGTATGAGCTTGACTGCTGTATAAAGTGTTTGAAAGGCGGACTGCACAATTTTTTGGGGTTACTAGCCAGAGTTTCACTAACTATGGGAAAATTCTTGTGCCCTTACTTTATCATCCAAATGAGAAACCAAAGCAAACCAGGTCTTCCTCCTTTTAATTCAAATGGTAAACCAAGCTAGATCTTGTAATTCACtggaaagacaaacaaaaaaaatctattaagaTGACACAAACTGCTCTGTATGGTGCCCCGTGGTAGAATGAAAGTGACCTTGATAGATTGGGACTCCCCTTAGCTGCTCGGCCAAACAAGCCTTTTCCCATTATAGCCTcaatgtgattggctggtggtCCCTGGGACTCCCCTGCTTTGATCACACATCAGTAGAGGTTAAATGAAACCATTGATGTTGGGGAAACACAATTATCTGTATTGTGCAGCTCCTTGATGACTATATGCCACTGATTTTCTATTTAGTTATATTAATTTCTACAGCCCATTCGTTTCAACCTGGTATTTTATATATAGTCCATAACTCCTTTTGAAATGAATGGGTTAGAAAAATGAGGGGCTATAAAATAAATGGGAAATATACAGCACAACGTTGATTCAACATTTTGTATAAACCGTTAGTGGGTATATATTGTGTTTCTTTAGACACGATTGGGCTTATATAATGTGTGTCGAAATGCTATGAACACAACCGAAcgctgttcaaaaaaaaaaaaaaatattctccatTTAACCTATAAAATCTGGGCTGGTCAGCAAGGTATGAAGTACCTCcaagttagaaaaaaaaagtccatacatttattttaagaaattcCGATCTTAAATCAACATGGTCCATCAATGCTTTAAATTTACCTTACAAAAATCAAGGGTGGCCCTTATAATTGAACTAACTCTTTTTCTGAATTGTTGCCCAGTCCCACCTATCGGATACCATATATGATACATTTTTCACCTAACTGATTTGttgaccatggggtaaatgtattaagttctgatttctgcaagtcgctggaaatctgcgactttgcaggggaaattaaaAGCAAagatggcttttaaaggcaagtttgtgATTGGCATAGCTGTGGTTGCTAATGGAATGAAAAGGGAACTTCATAAATGGATTTTAACAATGAGAGGAAGATCTTGGAATGTTGATGTAACCTTAAATAGAAGCTGCATTATAGTTTGCCCTTACAAGTCATCGCCaccttaaatttcctctgcaaagtcgccgatttccggcgacttgcagaaatcgaaacttaatacatttacccccaggggtttTTGTAACTCACAGTTACTCATTTAACTGCACTAGCTGACATGGGTATGTTCCCTCTGTGGGCACATGCAGTGCACATTTTGGAATTTATGCCACTCAAATACAGAATACAAAACAAGGGTATATTTTGTCAGTTGAACTGTGTGGAAATTGCTAAATGTCTAATTTTCTCTATAAAGTTCTCATAATTCAAATGGGTATTTGCTCGGGTATGGTATCAAAAAAACTCCATATTTGctctgaaaatatataaaatatatggacaaaagtatttggccccaCCTATTAATTCTTGAATTGAGgtttttcaatcagacccatttccagaggtgtataaaatcaggcACCTGGCCATGCAGTCTCCAAAATGGgtagttctgaagagctcagttacttcaagcgtggtactgtgataggataccacctttgcaataagatggttcgtaaaatttcatccctgctggatattccacggtcaactgtaagtgatatttttagaaagtggaagcgtttaggaatcACAGCAATTTAGCCACGaaacggaagaccacgtaaagtcTCGGAGCaaggtcaatgactgctaaggcgcatggtgcgtaaaattCGCCAGcgatctgctgattccatagctgaagagttccaaacttccactgccattaatgtaagcacaaaaactgtgcggcgggaagttggaatgggtttccatggccgagcagctgcatgcaagcctcacatcaccaagaccaatgccaagcgtcggatggagtggtgtaaagcatactgacactggactgtggagcattggaaccgtgttctgtggagtgacaaatcacgcttctctgtttggcagtcagatgggcgagtctgggtttggcggatgcctggAGAATGTtaccttcctgactgcattatgtcaactgtgaggtttggtggaggagggataatggtatggggctgtttttcagggtttgggctaggccccttatctccagtgaagggcaatcttaatgcttcagcataccaagtcattttggacaatgctatacttccaGCTTTGTgggaacagtttggggaaggcctttttctattccaacattacTGTGCTCTTGTGCACAAGGTTTGATgcgttcagtgtggaagaacttgaccggCCCGCACAGAGCACTGACATTAACCCCATCAAACAGCTTTGGGATGAACTgcaacggagattgcgagccaggacttctcgtccaatatcagtgtctgacctcataaatgctctacagaatgaatgggcagaaattcccacagaaacactccaacatcttgtggaaatccttccaagaagagtggaaactgttatcgctgcaaaatggggaccaacttcatataaaagtatatgtatttgaatacaatgtcattacagtccctgttggtgtaatggtcaagtgtcaaaatacttttgtccatatagtgtgtgtgtatgtgtatatatgtgtgtgtgaatatgtgttatatatatatatatatatatatatatatatatatatatatattatagtgtatgTGTATGCATGAACTTTGACGGTGGAAAAACATTTTTCTGATTAAAACCAAAGCAGTATAAAACATGGTGTGTCTGCCCAAGGAGCCATCACACCCTTCTTGCATTGAAAATGCtgaggctaaaaaaaaaaacccaataactGATCTTACCACACACCCTAAATTTAGTAGCTATGTCCACTATTGTTAGAATTTCTTAGATGGATTTTCATTGTACCCATTATGAATAAAATGTGTTCATTGTGCAGAGAGTCAGCCTGTTCCGGAGGAAAGATCTAAGCCCAAAACAGTGACCTATGATGAGCTGAGAAGCAACAACCGGGACCCCTACCACGTGACTGGGCCACCCACTCAGAGGACACCTCAGAGGATGCCTGCTGAAGACAAGACGCCATGGAAGAAAGGTACTGTGCTTCCACGTCTTGCACAGATATAAGTGCGGCTGC
The Mixophyes fleayi isolate aMixFle1 chromosome 1, aMixFle1.hap1, whole genome shotgun sequence DNA segment above includes these coding regions:
- the OCIAD1 gene encoding OCIA domain-containing protein 1 codes for the protein MDPSQGNTNRRLDPRKLQDAYVPTEEEVKILRECISESFWYRSVPFSLMSMATTQALISKGILTSSSRFGSLPKLAFAGFFGYIAGKISYINVCRAKLMKVHNAPVDEQGQKRQIPISPDVPTTYPIQSFTPTVDDSTNNVYSSSFDSSAGVVPFSSSMSESSPSGIVYNTERESQPVPEERSKPKTVTYDELRSNNRDPYHVTGPPTQRTPQRMPAEDKTPWKKDKKNQYGDVWEE